In Sporosarcina sp. PTS2304, a genomic segment contains:
- the hisG gene encoding ATP phosphoribosyltransferase, with translation MDYLTVAMAKGRTAERAMKFLEKSDVRFSEWTDDSRKLVIFDDKKTIKLIFVKAVDVPVYVEKGAADVGIVGKDVMMEDPRDVYELLDLGIGKCQLAVAGFPDTPVNNIPFLTVASKYPLVAKEYFDKKGIRTDMIKLNGSIELAPLIGMSDVIVDIVETGTTLKENGLVVLEEMADVSARLIVNKASYATKTECIQQFIKDMKEGLEVRS, from the coding sequence ATGGATTATTTAACTGTTGCCATGGCGAAAGGACGTACAGCCGAACGAGCAATGAAGTTTTTGGAGAAATCTGATGTTCGATTTTCTGAATGGACAGATGATAGTCGAAAACTTGTCATTTTTGATGATAAAAAAACGATAAAGCTCATTTTTGTGAAGGCTGTGGATGTTCCAGTTTATGTAGAAAAAGGAGCGGCCGATGTGGGGATTGTCGGTAAAGACGTTATGATGGAGGATCCTCGTGATGTTTATGAGTTATTGGATTTAGGTATCGGAAAATGCCAACTTGCAGTAGCGGGTTTTCCTGATACACCGGTAAATAATATTCCATTCCTGACAGTGGCTTCTAAATATCCCCTGGTGGCTAAAGAGTATTTTGATAAAAAAGGTATTCGTACAGATATGATTAAGCTGAATGGATCTATTGAGTTAGCACCTTTAATCGGCATGTCTGATGTAATTGTCGATATCGTTGAAACAGGTACGACTTTAAAAGAGAATGGTTTAGTAGTATTAGAAGAAATGGCTGATGTAAGTGCGCGTTTAATTGTTAATAAAGCAAGTTACGCTACAAAAACAGAATGCATTCAACAGTTCATTAAAGATATGAAGGAAGGACTAGAGGTGCGCTCATGA
- the hisZ gene encoding ATP phosphoribosyltransferase regulatory subunit: MYSEILANEYEKHEKIIETLSKRFTTYGYKRIKTSAFEQYDLYSNVRTSINQNEMIKVIDYTGEVLVLRPDVTIPLTQQLVQLNGNLPDEMRYYYVQEVFRQTFQENERIGKTQAGVEFYCESSPQADAETIMLACHALRDVGFSDVKIEIGFAGFFTELIANLQLTAEQTAELKTLIQAKNVVEIGPFLNQLPIDPAVKEVLEQLPLLYGAPEMVFERLDNLQVSKSAQSAIDYLQQTYEIVELYGLKKHIVIDLGLINHMGYYSGIIFQGYVENFGKPVLMGGRYDSLSEEFGVKLPAIGFACEIESLVKAAAQKELKERYSLDLTVFYEESRMKYAIDITNELRERDYRVVSRPLKGPAAAIDSHYTIQLVAGRNVLLDAEETKEFEDFKQLLECIISKKGVPEWII; this comes from the coding sequence ATGTATTCTGAAATTCTTGCAAATGAATATGAAAAGCACGAAAAAATTATTGAAACTTTAAGTAAACGATTTACTACATATGGCTATAAACGGATTAAAACATCCGCATTTGAGCAATACGATTTATATTCGAATGTACGCACGTCGATTAATCAAAATGAAATGATTAAAGTAATTGATTATACAGGAGAAGTTTTGGTTTTACGTCCTGATGTTACGATTCCACTCACTCAACAATTGGTTCAGTTGAATGGCAATTTACCAGACGAAATGCGTTATTATTACGTACAGGAAGTATTCCGGCAAACCTTCCAAGAGAACGAAAGAATCGGAAAAACACAAGCGGGCGTAGAGTTTTATTGCGAAAGTTCACCACAAGCAGATGCAGAAACAATTATGCTTGCATGTCATGCATTACGTGACGTTGGTTTCTCGGATGTGAAAATCGAAATAGGGTTCGCAGGATTTTTTACGGAATTGATTGCAAATTTACAGTTAACAGCAGAGCAGACTGCCGAGTTAAAGACGTTGATTCAAGCGAAGAATGTTGTAGAAATCGGACCATTCCTCAATCAATTACCAATCGACCCAGCGGTAAAGGAAGTATTGGAACAACTGCCATTATTATATGGGGCGCCGGAAATGGTTTTTGAAAGGCTGGATAATTTACAAGTTAGCAAATCAGCACAAAGTGCGATCGATTATTTACAACAAACATATGAAATTGTTGAATTATATGGATTGAAAAAACATATCGTAATTGATTTAGGATTAATCAATCATATGGGCTATTATTCCGGTATTATTTTTCAAGGATATGTTGAGAACTTTGGGAAACCGGTATTGATGGGCGGTCGTTACGATTCATTAAGTGAAGAATTCGGTGTGAAGCTGCCGGCAATTGGCTTTGCCTGTGAAATTGAATCGTTAGTAAAAGCTGCCGCTCAGAAAGAATTGAAAGAACGTTACAGTTTGGATTTGACTGTATTTTACGAAGAAAGCCGAATGAAATATGCGATTGATATTACCAATGAATTAAGAGAGCGTGACTATCGTGTTGTGTCGAGACCACTAAAAGGCCCGGCCGCTGCAATAGACAGTCACTATACGATTCAGTTAGTAGCAGGACGCAATGTTCTCTTAGATGCAGAAGAAACGAAAGAGTTCGAGGATTTTAAACAATTACTGGAATGTATTATAAGCAAGAAAGGGGTACCGGAATGGATTATTTAA
- a CDS encoding histidinol-phosphatase HisJ family protein, with protein sequence MFDYHMHSAFSADCEIPMEEMAKASIAKGLTEICFTDHVDYEYPDETIHFDFDKLEYAKKVQQLNEQFKGQLTIKKGVEIGLQPDLLHLYEELMDEHSFDFVICSLHTVENKSLHYRELFADRTVDEAFETYYKELLYCIERYKRYNVLGHTDLIKRYTDQPPTNQFHDYLEKIFHIIIPEGKGIELNTSGTRYGLPHNMPSEDILRLYKQCGGEIITLGSDAHRTMEIAHEFKESLELYQSIGFNYLATFTEGIPEFHKISSLMK encoded by the coding sequence ATGTTTGATTATCATATGCACAGTGCATTTTCTGCCGATTGCGAGATTCCAATGGAAGAGATGGCGAAAGCTTCTATCGCTAAAGGATTAACTGAAATTTGTTTCACTGACCACGTAGATTATGAATATCCCGACGAAACGATTCACTTTGACTTCGATAAATTAGAATACGCAAAAAAGGTTCAGCAACTTAACGAACAATTCAAAGGACAGCTAACGATAAAAAAAGGAGTGGAGATTGGCCTTCAGCCTGATCTATTACATCTCTATGAAGAATTGATGGACGAGCATAGTTTTGATTTTGTCATCTGTTCATTACATACCGTTGAAAATAAATCGTTGCACTATCGTGAATTATTTGCGGATCGTACAGTAGATGAAGCTTTTGAAACATATTATAAAGAATTACTCTATTGTATCGAACGTTACAAACGATATAACGTGTTGGGGCATACAGACTTGATCAAGCGATATACAGATCAGCCACCAACAAACCAATTTCACGATTATTTAGAAAAGATCTTTCATATCATTATACCAGAAGGCAAAGGTATTGAGCTCAACACTTCAGGTACTCGTTATGGATTGCCTCATAATATGCCTAGTGAAGATATTCTTCGGTTGTATAAACAATGCGGCGGCGAAATTATTACTTTGGGATCTGACGCACATCGTACAATGGAGATCGCGCATGAGTTTAAGGAATCACTTGAATTATATCAGTCCATTGGTTTTAACTATTTAGCAACATTTACAGAAGGCATTCCTGAATTTCATAAAATTTCTTCTTTAATGAAATAA
- a CDS encoding YdcF family protein: MKKGKFIVVACLLIIGMGLFWFIPGERIKKAQQAKAEGKYEYALILGAKVNGENPSLSLQYRLDEAITYANRYPHVKFVLSGGQGPDEDTSEAEVMYYYLIRHGIAEQQLIIEDQSTSTYENLQYSQHLLPDVEGVTIISSDYHLARARFLARQLGWDSDVVAAKTPDMVKAKVVIRERLALFKTWVVRK; encoded by the coding sequence ATGAAAAAGGGGAAATTCATCGTAGTTGCATGTTTGCTAATAATAGGAATGGGATTGTTTTGGTTTATCCCGGGTGAACGAATAAAAAAAGCGCAACAAGCAAAAGCGGAAGGAAAATATGAATATGCACTAATTCTTGGAGCAAAAGTGAATGGAGAAAATCCGTCATTATCTTTACAATATCGTTTAGATGAAGCGATAACGTATGCAAATCGCTATCCACATGTGAAGTTCGTGCTGTCAGGAGGGCAAGGGCCTGATGAAGATACTAGTGAAGCGGAAGTGATGTATTACTATTTGATAAGACATGGTATTGCAGAACAACAACTGATTATAGAAGATCAGTCTACCTCTACTTATGAGAATTTACAGTATTCACAACATCTATTACCGGACGTAGAAGGCGTCACAATTATTAGCAGTGATTATCATTTAGCTAGAGCAAGATTTTTAGCTAGACAACTTGGATGGGATTCTGATGTAGTAGCTGCAAAGACGCCCGATATGGTGAAAGCGAAAGTAGTTATTCGCGAGCGTTTGGCTTTATTTAAAACTTGGGTAGTTCGAAAATGA
- a CDS encoding argininosuccinate synthase produces the protein MEKQKVVLAYSGGLDTSVAIQWLTDQGYSVVAVCLDVGEGKDLDFIKEKALQVGAVSSYVIDAREEFAQDFVLLSLQAQTYYENKYPLVSALSRPLISKKLVEIAHKEKATAVAHGCTGKGNDQVRFEVAIKSLDPTLEVVAPVRSWSWSREEEIHYAQEHNIPIPIDLDNPYSVDQNLWGRANECGILEDPLATPPEEAFGLTVSIENAPDTADIIEIDFEQGVPVSINGTKYLLSDLITELNLIAGKHGVGRIDHVENRLVGIKSREVYEAPGAITLLKAHKELEDLTLVKELAHFKPVISQKLGELIYNGLWFSPLRDALEAFIKQTQQYVNGTVRVKLFKGHAIVEGRTSPNSLYDEKLATYTSDDSFDQSAAVGFIKLWGLPTEVHSMINKKQIVKKN, from the coding sequence ATGGAAAAACAGAAAGTAGTTTTAGCATACTCAGGCGGATTAGACACATCAGTTGCGATTCAGTGGTTGACGGATCAAGGATATAGCGTAGTAGCTGTTTGTTTGGATGTTGGAGAAGGTAAAGATCTTGATTTTATCAAAGAAAAAGCTCTCCAAGTAGGCGCAGTTAGTAGCTATGTCATTGATGCAAGAGAAGAATTCGCACAAGACTTTGTTCTTCTTTCATTGCAAGCACAAACATATTATGAAAATAAATATCCTCTCGTTTCTGCACTTTCACGGCCACTGATTTCTAAAAAATTAGTGGAGATTGCACATAAAGAAAAGGCGACAGCAGTTGCACACGGTTGTACAGGAAAAGGGAATGACCAAGTTCGATTTGAGGTGGCAATAAAATCGCTTGATCCAACGCTCGAGGTAGTAGCGCCTGTTCGTTCATGGAGCTGGTCGCGTGAAGAGGAAATTCATTATGCACAAGAACATAATATTCCAATTCCTATTGACTTAGACAATCCGTATTCAGTGGATCAAAACCTTTGGGGACGCGCAAATGAATGTGGGATTTTAGAAGATCCTTTGGCTACACCACCAGAAGAAGCATTTGGTTTAACGGTTTCCATTGAAAATGCTCCTGATACAGCGGACATAATTGAAATCGATTTTGAGCAAGGTGTGCCAGTTAGTATAAATGGAACAAAGTATTTACTAAGTGATTTGATAACAGAGCTAAATTTAATCGCAGGCAAACATGGTGTTGGTCGGATTGATCATGTAGAGAATCGATTAGTTGGAATTAAATCCCGTGAGGTGTATGAAGCTCCAGGTGCCATCACGTTATTGAAAGCACATAAAGAATTGGAAGATTTAACACTGGTTAAGGAACTAGCTCATTTTAAACCGGTCATTTCACAGAAGTTAGGTGAATTAATTTATAATGGCTTATGGTTTTCACCTTTACGTGATGCACTTGAAGCATTTATTAAACAAACGCAACAATATGTCAATGGTACAGTACGTGTAAAACTGTTTAAAGGACATGCGATTGTTGAAGGACGTACATCCCCCAATTCGCTGTATGATGAAAAGTTAGCAACATACACATCAGATGATTCTTTTGATCAATCTGCAGCAGTTGGATTTATTAAATTATGGGGATTGCCAACTGAAGTGCATAGCATGATCAATAAAAAGCAAATTGTTAAGAAAAATTAA
- the gdhA gene encoding NADP-specific glutamate dehydrogenase encodes MTKIDEVEFNNRKRANDYVHEVYDLVKKRNPDEKEFLQATREIFDSLRPVFAKHPEFIYNGILERITEPERIISFRVAWEDDQGKVHVNRGYRVQFNSDLGPYKGGLRFHPSVNNSIMKFLAFEQIFKNALTGQPIGAGKGGSDFDPKGKSDREIMRFTQSFMTELSRHIGPDIDVPAGDIGVGKREIGYLFGQYNRIKGGYEAGILTGKNPDHGGSLGRKEATGYGTVYFVDEMLKENNLTLEGQTMVVSGSGNVSTYAMEKAMQLGAKVVACSDSDGYIYDKDGIDLELVKELKEFGNKRIWEYTKERAHAEYHADCSAIWSIPCDIALPCATQNEIDEIAAHMLIANGVKAVGEGANMPCTIEAIEIFQEHNILFAPAKAANAGGVAVSAMEMSQNSQRLSWTEEQVDKHLKEVMKNIYNDCKMAADQYGKPGNLVMGANVAGFLRVADAMVAHGIR; translated from the coding sequence ATGACAAAGATTGATGAGGTTGAATTTAACAATCGTAAACGAGCAAATGATTATGTTCATGAAGTATATGATTTAGTAAAGAAACGAAATCCAGATGAAAAGGAATTTTTACAAGCTACTAGAGAAATCTTTGATTCCCTTCGTCCAGTCTTTGCTAAGCATCCCGAATTTATTTACAATGGAATTTTGGAACGTATTACAGAACCGGAACGTATCATTTCATTCCGTGTAGCGTGGGAAGATGATCAAGGGAAAGTCCATGTGAATAGAGGCTACCGAGTTCAGTTTAATAGTGATCTTGGACCGTACAAAGGTGGACTTCGTTTCCATCCATCAGTTAATAATAGTATTATGAAATTTTTAGCCTTTGAACAAATTTTCAAAAATGCGCTTACAGGTCAACCAATCGGTGCAGGTAAAGGTGGATCGGATTTTGATCCTAAAGGAAAGTCGGATCGTGAAATTATGCGCTTCACACAAAGCTTTATGACTGAGTTGAGCAGACATATTGGTCCTGATATTGATGTGCCAGCCGGAGATATCGGTGTAGGTAAACGTGAAATCGGTTATTTATTCGGTCAATACAATCGTATTAAAGGTGGCTATGAAGCAGGAATTCTTACTGGAAAAAATCCTGATCATGGCGGTAGTCTCGGACGTAAAGAGGCTACGGGATACGGTACAGTCTATTTCGTAGATGAAATGCTTAAAGAGAATAACTTGACGTTGGAAGGTCAAACAATGGTTGTCTCTGGGTCAGGGAATGTCTCCACTTACGCAATGGAAAAAGCAATGCAACTTGGCGCAAAAGTAGTGGCGTGTAGTGACTCTGATGGCTATATTTATGATAAAGATGGAATTGATTTAGAGCTCGTTAAAGAGCTGAAAGAATTTGGAAATAAACGTATTTGGGAATATACAAAAGAACGTGCCCATGCTGAATATCATGCAGACTGTAGTGCTATTTGGTCTATTCCTTGTGATATTGCACTCCCATGTGCAACACAAAATGAAATCGATGAAATAGCTGCACACATGCTTATTGCGAACGGCGTAAAAGCTGTAGGTGAAGGGGCGAATATGCCTTGTACAATTGAAGCAATTGAAATCTTCCAAGAACATAATATTTTATTTGCTCCGGCTAAAGCAGCGAATGCTGGTGGAGTTGCGGTCTCAGCTATGGAAATGTCACAAAATAGCCAAAGATTATCTTGGACTGAGGAACAAGTAGATAAGCATTTGAAAGAAGTAATGAAGAATATTTATAACGACTGCAAAATGGCAGCTGATCAATACGGTAAACCGGGTAACTTAGTCATGGGAGCTAACGTAGCGGGCTTTCTGCGCGTAGCGGATGCGATGGTTGCACATGGTATTAGATAA
- a CDS encoding LysM peptidoglycan-binding domain-containing protein, protein MQIHVVQRGQSLYEIGQIYGVPYQQIMSANELETDRLAVGQALVIPIIGSYYWVRPGDSLYKIAAIHSQSVERLAEINGIDPRAVLYIGQRIYIPEPSKTPLDSLLYVEPRNPVSADMLIEVRKRVEDLTYLAIFSYEVQRDGSLKAPSLADMPTIAKNAGVINMLVLTNLEEYTFSAELAHVIFTDQTIQNRMIEQAITIAKQIGYDDIHFDFELLFPEDRELYNQLLRNARKQIHSAGLTLSSALAPKASDVMTGIYGAHDYKTHGEIVDFVVLMTYEWGYTYSAPQAVSPIGPVTKVVEYAVSEIPVDKIFLGQNLYGYDWSAPFGQSQAATALSPKAATTLAITEGVSIDYSEVAQAPHFTYYDAQGTEHEVWFEDARSINKKFELLKKFKLRGIMYWKLGLAFPQNWLLLEDQFIIRKR, encoded by the coding sequence GTGCAAATACATGTAGTTCAAAGAGGACAAAGCTTATATGAAATCGGCCAAATTTATGGTGTGCCATATCAACAAATTATGTCAGCTAATGAATTAGAAACAGACAGGTTAGCTGTTGGACAAGCCTTGGTCATACCTATTATTGGCTCTTATTATTGGGTAAGACCTGGAGATAGCTTATATAAAATAGCGGCAATTCACAGCCAATCGGTCGAGCGCCTTGCAGAAATCAATGGAATAGATCCGAGGGCAGTTTTGTATATTGGACAACGTATTTATATCCCCGAACCATCTAAAACCCCACTCGACTCATTACTGTACGTGGAACCTCGAAATCCTGTGAGTGCAGATATGTTAATAGAAGTTAGAAAGCGCGTAGAAGATCTGACCTATTTAGCGATATTTAGTTATGAAGTGCAACGTGATGGTTCGTTAAAAGCACCATCTCTAGCTGATATGCCGACGATAGCCAAAAATGCAGGAGTAATAAATATGCTCGTATTAACCAACCTAGAAGAATACACATTCAGTGCAGAATTGGCACATGTAATTTTTACGGATCAAACTATTCAAAACCGGATGATTGAACAAGCGATAACTATAGCAAAACAGATAGGATACGATGATATCCATTTTGATTTTGAACTATTATTCCCTGAAGATCGTGAGTTATACAATCAATTATTAAGAAATGCACGTAAACAAATTCATAGTGCTGGATTAACGTTATCGTCTGCACTGGCACCTAAAGCGTCAGATGTTATGACAGGAATTTATGGCGCTCACGACTACAAAACACATGGCGAGATTGTTGATTTTGTCGTATTAATGACTTATGAGTGGGGATACACGTATAGTGCTCCACAAGCAGTCAGTCCAATCGGTCCCGTCACAAAAGTCGTTGAATATGCGGTAAGTGAAATTCCTGTAGATAAAATCTTTCTAGGACAAAACTTATACGGATACGATTGGTCAGCTCCATTTGGTCAAAGCCAAGCTGCTACTGCGTTAAGTCCAAAAGCAGCAACGACTTTGGCGATTACAGAAGGTGTGTCCATTGATTATAGTGAAGTGGCTCAGGCTCCGCACTTTACGTATTATGACGCTCAAGGAACTGAACATGAAGTTTGGTTTGAAGACGCTCGAAGTATTAATAAGAAGTTTGAGTTGCTGAAAAAGTTTAAGTTACGTGGCATTATGTATTGGAAACTCGGATTAGCTTTTCCGCAAAACTGGTTGCTACTAGAAGATCAATTCATTATTAGAAAACGATGA
- a CDS encoding spore coat protein — MQGGMIPPSLNHGGHELFDMHEVLSATVGALNQSMILRPHVQDPELLDILDRQYRFMLDEYNITVECFKTGKDPSHPTQRYQMKANSDFIYGMKEKPPTKPIQSTGEITDEIISGFLLGAVKEGSTGKTAAALEICNPVVRRVVADSVPNCIEMAYELAIYQNKHQYYQIPQLKDQDMNMLLQSFAPVGQPGMPNPLQ, encoded by the coding sequence ATGCAAGGTGGTATGATTCCCCCATCACTAAACCATGGTGGTCACGAGCTGTTTGACATGCATGAAGTTCTAAGTGCAACCGTAGGAGCGCTGAATCAATCGATGATTTTACGTCCACACGTTCAAGATCCGGAGCTACTAGATATATTGGATCGACAGTATCGCTTTATGCTGGACGAGTACAATATAACGGTGGAATGCTTCAAAACAGGAAAAGACCCTTCACATCCAACGCAACGCTATCAAATGAAAGCAAATAGCGATTTTATTTACGGCATGAAAGAAAAGCCTCCAACTAAGCCTATTCAATCTACTGGAGAAATTACAGATGAAATCATTTCAGGCTTTTTACTTGGCGCAGTCAAAGAAGGATCTACAGGAAAAACAGCTGCTGCTCTAGAAATTTGTAATCCTGTTGTTCGTCGAGTAGTTGCTGATTCTGTTCCGAACTGCATTGAAATGGCTTATGAATTGGCAATATACCAAAACAAACATCAATATTACCAAATCCCACAGTTAAAAGATCAGGATATGAACATGTTACTTCAATCATTTGCACCTGTAGGACAGCCAGGCATGCCTAATCCTCTTCAATAA
- a CDS encoding HAD family phosphatase: protein MKVAIFDFDGTLYTKETFSLLMDHLKKHPTYKRYYGKFYRSILPLYIRYKLNILPESEMKERSMQLYLRALSPLTLPQLQRYFEEMHDEMKNDFNEEVVARLAEHRADGYRVLLVSGAYTPFLHAVTHHLPFDHVIGTDIPSRGDHIALDLPFIHIQGHRKNEQVEKALQNESIDWANSFAYGDSIADLPVLENVGHPVAVRPDAKLATIATDRQWEIL, encoded by the coding sequence ATGAAAGTTGCTATTTTTGATTTTGATGGAACTCTGTATACGAAAGAAACTTTTTCATTATTAATGGATCATCTAAAAAAGCATCCTACGTATAAGCGGTACTACGGGAAATTCTACCGATCGATTTTACCACTTTATATTCGATACAAATTAAATATATTGCCCGAATCGGAAATGAAAGAACGCTCCATGCAATTGTATTTGCGTGCATTGTCACCATTGACACTTCCACAACTTCAGCGCTACTTCGAAGAAATGCATGATGAGATGAAGAATGACTTCAATGAGGAAGTTGTAGCCAGATTAGCTGAACATCGTGCAGATGGCTATCGGGTGTTATTAGTTTCGGGAGCCTATACCCCATTTTTACATGCTGTCACTCATCACTTACCATTTGACCACGTCATCGGAACGGATATACCATCACGCGGGGATCACATTGCACTCGATCTGCCATTTATACATATCCAAGGACATCGTAAAAACGAACAGGTAGAAAAAGCGTTACAAAATGAGTCGATTGATTGGGCGAATAGTTTTGCATACGGAGATAGTATTGCAGATTTGCCTGTTCTAGAAAATGTCGGTCACCCCGTCGCTGTTAGACCTGACGCTAAACTAGCAACTATTGCTACTGATCGTCAGTGGGAAATCTTATAA
- a CDS encoding YetF domain-containing protein: MDEFFELAFWEMTLRTFLSFLVLMILARFMGKKQVSQLTFFHYVTGITIGSIAANLAGESETPFLNGLYGMILWALLTILANFLSFKSVKLRVALDDQPVIVIQNGKIIEGSLRKLRLNFNELNMMLREQAIFSMKDVNYAIFETNGNLSVLLKSAEQPATKKDVKAASPTPKFIPTEIITDGKVEEKNMRELNLTDTWLTQQLEQQGIGKPEHVLYAEIQTDGSLYINALKKV; the protein is encoded by the coding sequence ATAGATGAGTTCTTTGAATTGGCTTTTTGGGAAATGACGTTGCGGACGTTTCTTTCTTTTCTAGTATTGATGATTCTGGCTCGTTTTATGGGTAAAAAACAAGTATCTCAACTAACTTTCTTTCATTATGTGACAGGTATTACGATTGGCTCGATTGCAGCAAATTTAGCGGGGGAGTCTGAAACACCTTTTCTTAATGGATTATATGGAATGATTTTATGGGCGCTATTAACTATTCTTGCGAATTTTTTGTCATTCAAATCAGTGAAATTACGTGTTGCATTAGATGATCAACCGGTTATTGTGATTCAGAATGGGAAGATTATCGAAGGATCATTACGAAAATTACGATTAAATTTCAATGAGTTAAACATGATGCTACGCGAACAAGCTATATTTTCCATGAAAGATGTGAATTACGCGATATTTGAAACGAACGGAAATTTAAGCGTGTTGCTGAAATCTGCAGAACAACCCGCAACAAAAAAAGATGTGAAAGCTGCATCTCCAACGCCTAAGTTTATTCCGACTGAAATAATCACAGACGGTAAAGTGGAAGAAAAGAATATGCGTGAACTGAATTTAACCGACACTTGGCTGACGCAGCAATTGGAACAACAAGGAATCGGCAAGCCCGAACACGTGCTGTATGCTGAAATTCAGACCGATGGCAGTTTATATATTAATGCCTTGAAGAAAGTATAA
- the metA gene encoding homoserine O-succinyltransferase, whose translation MPINIPKHLPVGELLKEEKIFVMDEERAGSQDIRPMNILILNLMPEKEKTELQLLRLLGNTPLQINVTFLNTATYVSKNVSQTHLETFYTTFEHVKNRRFDGMIITGAPIELMPFEDVVYWKEFVEIMEWTKTNVTSVLHICWGAQAALYHHYGIDKFELEKKCSGVFSHEITDPTVNLARGFNDEFVAPHSRNTSVSLEEIKNHPDLLLLSSSAEAGAFIILSKDERHIMVTGHLEYDACTLADEYARDVQKGLDIDVPANYFPDNDPTKKPKNTWRSHTHLLFSNWLNYYVYQETPYVWN comes from the coding sequence ATGCCGATTAATATACCAAAACATTTACCAGTAGGAGAATTACTTAAAGAAGAGAAGATTTTCGTAATGGATGAAGAACGAGCGGGGTCACAAGATATACGTCCAATGAATATATTGATTTTAAATTTAATGCCTGAAAAAGAAAAAACGGAATTACAATTGTTGCGTTTACTTGGAAATACACCGTTACAAATAAATGTAACCTTTTTGAACACCGCAACTTATGTTTCAAAGAATGTTAGTCAAACGCATTTGGAGACATTTTACACTACATTTGAACACGTTAAGAACCGTCGATTTGATGGAATGATCATTACAGGGGCACCGATTGAACTTATGCCTTTTGAGGATGTCGTGTATTGGAAAGAGTTTGTAGAAATTATGGAATGGACGAAGACAAACGTAACGTCTGTTTTGCACATTTGCTGGGGCGCGCAGGCAGCACTTTATCATCATTATGGAATCGATAAATTTGAATTAGAGAAAAAGTGTTCAGGGGTATTCTCACATGAAATTACTGATCCAACTGTCAACTTGGCAAGAGGATTTAATGATGAGTTTGTTGCACCGCATTCTCGGAATACATCTGTATCTCTTGAAGAAATCAAAAATCATCCTGACTTACTCCTACTGTCTTCATCGGCTGAAGCGGGTGCATTCATCATATTATCAAAGGATGAGAGACATATCATGGTGACGGGTCATTTAGAATATGATGCCTGTACATTAGCCGATGAATATGCACGAGATGTACAAAAAGGTCTGGATATTGATGTGCCGGCAAACTATTTCCCGGACAATGATCCGACGAAAAAGCCGAAAAACACATGGCGTTCACATACTCATCTGCTATTTTCTAACTGGTTAAATTACTATGTGTACCAAGAAACACCATATGTTTGGAATTAA
- a CDS encoding AbrB/MazE/SpoVT family DNA-binding domain-containing protein: MKSLGIVRKVDHLGRIVIPKELRKSLLIDKGDPIEIFAEDDRIILRKYQVNRACFITGEVLNENKELSNGLFISPEGAKILLKELDDLA; this comes from the coding sequence ATGAAGTCTTTAGGTATTGTTCGAAAGGTTGACCATCTCGGCCGTATCGTAATTCCGAAAGAACTTAGAAAGTCTTTGCTGATAGACAAAGGGGATCCAATTGAAATATTTGCCGAAGATGATCGAATTATTTTAAGAAAGTATCAGGTGAACAGAGCGTGTTTCATCACTGGCGAAGTGTTGAACGAAAACAAGGAATTGTCCAATGGGTTATTCATTAGTCCTGAAGGTGCTAAAATTCTTTTGAAAGAACTAGATGATCTCGCGTGA